The genomic segment AGCGGGTGCGCGAGGCCACCGGCGGGCGCGGCGCGGACGTCGTCCTCGACGTCGTGGGCGGCTCCTACCTCGCCCGCAACCTCGACGTGCTGGCCACCGGCGGCCGGCTGGTGGTCATCGCCGTGCAGGGCGGCGCGCGCGCCGAGATCGACCTGGCGGCGCTGATGGCCAAGCGCGCCTCGGTGCTCGGCACGACGCTGCGGGCCCGCCCGCCCGCGGAGAAGGCCGCGATCTGCACCAGCGCCGTCGAGCACGTGTGGCCGCTGGTGGCCGAGGGCCGCGTGCGCCCCGTCGTGCACGCGCGCCTGCCGCTGGGCGACGTCGCCCGCGCGCACCGCCTCCTCGAGGCGGGTGAGCACGTGGGCAAGGTGCTGCTCGTGGTGCCCTGAGCGAGGATGGAGCGCATGAGCGAGCAGCCCGGACGGCGTCCCGACCCGCGCTCGGAGGAGCGCGGGGAGCAGCGCGAGCCCGAGCCCGTGGTGGTCGTCACCGGCAGCGCGATGTCGGTGGCCGGGGGCGAGGGCTCCGACGCCGCCACCGCCGTCGGCAGCGTCGAGCAGCCGGCGAAGGTCATGCGCATCGGCAGCATGGTCAAGCAGCTGCTCGAGGAGGTGCGCGGCGCGCCGCTCGACGAGGCGGGCCGCGCCCGGCTGGCGCAGGTGCACGAGCGCTCCCTCGCCGAGCTCGAGGAGGGCCTGTCCCCCGAGCTCGTGGCCGAGCTGCGGCGCATCACGCTGCCCTTCTCCGAGGGGACGACGCCGACGGACGCCGAGCTGCGGATCGCGCAGGCCCAGCTCGTCGGGTGGCTCGAGGGCCTCTTCCACGGCATCCAGACGGCGCTGTTCGCGCAGCAGATGGCCGCCCGCGCCCAGCTGGAGCAGATGCGCCGCGCGCTGCCCGCCGGCGCCGGTGGCGCTCCCGGCGTCCCGGGGGCTGCCGGCCGCCTGCCGGTGAGCCCGGACGCGCCGGCGCCCGGCCAGTACCTGTGACGGCTCCTCCCTCGTCGTGATCATGCAGCTCCGGTCCGGTCTGCGCGGTCTGCTCCCGGGGCGCTCCCGCGAGGACCGCGACCTCGGGCGGGGGGTGTGGCGGCGCGCCCACGACCGGTTCCGCCGGGCCGTCGACCGCTACCACCAGGTCCTCGAGGGCGTTCCGGACGGCGTGCTGCGCGACGACCTGGAGGTCTGCGGCGCTCGCCTGGCCGCCTGCCTCGACGCCGTCCGCGCGACGTGCGGCGAGGCGCAGGCGGCGTGGCCGAGCGAGGCGCTGGAGGTGCCCGGCGGCGGCGTCGACCTGCACCGGCGCCTCTCGCGCGCCGGCACCCTCGCCGCCCAGGCCGCCCAGGCCGCGGCCATGGCGCGCACCGGTCCCGCCCCGGCGGGGTCCTCGGCCGGCGCGGCGGCGGTGCAGCGGGCCGTGAGCCAGGTGGAGCGGCTGGTCAGCGGCGCCTGAGGCGCTGGTCAGCGGTGCCCGAGGCGCCCTCCGCGCCCCAGCCCCACCAGGTGCTGGGGTCGACGCGCGGGGAGCCGGTGAGGGCGGGCACGGGTCTGGCCGTCGCCTGCGGCTCGGCGGGCCCGAGGTCGACCGGGCGCCGGGGCGCGGGTGGCGGCGCCGCGCCCGGGGCCGGGAGCGTCCGCAGGTCGATCACCGGCAGGGGCTGCGTGCGCACGAGGGACTGGTCCTGCGGCGCGGGCACGGGCGCCGGGGGCCGGGTGCGGCGGGAGAGGTCGCGGACGAGGCCGACGGTGCTGCGGAGGCGGACGGTCATGGCACACCTGTCTTCCCGTGGACAGCGCGGCGGCGTCGCCGTGCTGGTGCTGCTGTGGCTGGTGTGAAGAAAGTTACTGGGTGGATGAGCAGCGGTGCGTGCGACACGCCGCAGGACGCCGTCGCGCGCTCGAGCAGCGTCCCTCGCTCTTGAGCAGACTGAGTGAGGTGACTACATCCGTCGGCGTGCACGAGGCCAAGACCCACCTGTCCCGCCTGCTGGA from the Quadrisphaera sp. DSM 44207 genome contains:
- a CDS encoding bacterial proteasome activator family protein, translating into MERMSEQPGRRPDPRSEERGEQREPEPVVVVTGSAMSVAGGEGSDAATAVGSVEQPAKVMRIGSMVKQLLEEVRGAPLDEAGRARLAQVHERSLAELEEGLSPELVAELRRITLPFSEGTTPTDAELRIAQAQLVGWLEGLFHGIQTALFAQQMAARAQLEQMRRALPAGAGGAPGVPGAAGRLPVSPDAPAPGQYL